The genomic region TAATGATGATGAGGAGCCAATGCCCTTTACAAAAGCGTTAATTGAAGATGGACGAGACAATTGTGTTATGAGAGGGTGCCTTGATGTTGGCTGTCCGATTCACATTCTACAAGGGATGGAAGACGACAAGATACCCTATCAGCATACATTAACTTTACTTAATCATTTGCCTTTACATGATGTGACATTGACACTTGTCCGTGATGCCGATCACCGTTTTTCGCGTCCACAAGATTTAGAGCGCCTTGAGACAGTATTGAGGTCATTAATAGACCAAATTGATGCAGGATAAGGAGCATATTTACTGATAATAAAGACATAATATATGACCGTTTATGAACATTTTATTTTCTCTAATCGCATGATACCTCTACGAGTACGCGAACATAAGCATGCGCGTCGTCTTACATTACGGATTGATGCAAATGGTCAGAAAATTTGTGTAACAGCTCCGCCAGCAATAAGCTCTTGTTTGATTCAAGATTTTATTGAAAAACGTCGATCTTGGATTGAGGCGCGTCTTTCTCGCGTACACATTTTTCATGAAAATTTTTATCTCAAAGAAGGAACAACGATTCCTATATTAGGTGTTGCACATACTATAAGGCATGAAAGGGGACGTGGGATAACAGAAATCGTTACAGGGAATATGGGACAAGAGCCTCAAATTATTGTTTATGGTCAATTAGAATATTTGCCAAGACGTGTTGCTGATATGTTAAAAAAACAAGCCGCGCTCATTATAACGCCATTAGTGGGACATTATGCACATAAAGTAGAGCGTAAAGTAAAGTCAATTTGTTATAAAGATACGAAAAGTCGTTGGGGTTCTTGTTCAATAAGAGGAAACCTCTCTTTCTCGTGGCGTCTTATAATGGCACCAAAAGAAGTTGTTGAGTATGTTGTTGCACATGAGGTTGCTCATCTTATTGAAATGAATCACGGACCAAAATTTTGGGACCTTTGTGAAAGACTTTGCCCAAACAGTAAAACATATCGTACTTGGCTAAAAGAAAATGGTTATAAGCTGCAAGCAATCAATTTTCATTCCTCTAAGTTGGGAGTATAAAAAGAAATTTGAAAAAGATAATATTCAGCGGAACTTTTTACTAAGCATTTCATTGTAT from Bartonella birtlesii IBS 325 harbors:
- a CDS encoding M48 family metallopeptidase; the protein is MTVYEHFIFSNRMIPLRVREHKHARRLTLRIDANGQKICVTAPPAISSCLIQDFIEKRRSWIEARLSRVHIFHENFYLKEGTTIPILGVAHTIRHERGRGITEIVTGNMGQEPQIIVYGQLEYLPRRVADMLKKQAALIITPLVGHYAHKVERKVKSICYKDTKSRWGSCSIRGNLSFSWRLIMAPKEVVEYVVAHEVAHLIEMNHGPKFWDLCERLCPNSKTYRTWLKENGYKLQAINFHSSKLGV